A stretch of the Macaca mulatta isolate MMU2019108-1 chromosome 16, T2T-MMU8v2.0, whole genome shotgun sequence genome encodes the following:
- the EIF1 gene encoding eukaryotic translation initiation factor 1 produces the protein MSAIQNLHSFDPFADASKGDDLLPAGTEDYIHIRIQQRNGRKTLTTVQGIADDYDKKKLVKAFKKKFACNGTVIEHPEYGEVIQLQGDQRKNICQFLVEIGLAKDDQLKVHGF, from the exons ATGTCCGCTATCCAGAACCTCCACTCTTTCG ACCCCTTTGCTGATGCAAGTAAGGGTGATGACCTGCTTCCTGCTGGCACTGAGGATTATATCCATATAAGAATTCAACAGAGAAACGGCAGGAAGACCCTTACTACTGTCCAAGGGATCGCTGATGATTACGATAAAAAGAAACTAGTGAAGGCGTTTAAGAAG AAGTTTGCCTGCAATGGTACTGTAATTGAGCATCCAGAATATGGAGAAGTAATTCAGCTACAGGGTGACCAACGCAAGAACATATGCCAGTTCCTCGTAGAG ATTGGACTGGCTAAGGACGATCAGCTGAAGGTTCATGGGTTTTAA